AGTTGCAATCTGAGACAGCATTTCAATAATACTGACTTTCAATCCTTTTTGTGCTAAGAATTCTGCGGTCTCTGTTCCTACAAGTCCCCCACCGAGAACGACACAATTTCCACTTACAGCCTCTCCATTTAAAACATCCCACGAAGATACCACATTACTATTTTCTACAGACATTGGAAGTTCCATATTATGTGCACCTATCGCCAGAATTACATTGTCATACTGATTCAATTCTTCATAGGCCGGCTCTGTATTCAATTCTACTTTTACAGAAAGTTCTGGGAGAATTTTTTCATAATATTCTATTGCTCTTAAAATCTCATTTTTTCTTGGTGGAACTGCTGCCAAATGAATCTGTCCGCCAATTTTTTCTGATTTTTCATAAACAACAACGTCATGTCCGCGTTTTGCTGCAACTCTTGCGGCTTCAAGCCCTGCAATCCCGCCGCCTACAACTGCAACTTTTTTCTTATCCTGTGCCGGTTTAATAAATACTGTACCTTCGTTTCCATTTTCTGCATTTAATACACATGAAATATAACGGCGTCCCTGAATCGCATCCACACAGCCTTTATTACAATTAAGACATTCTCTAATACATTCTCCGGATTCTGCTTTATTCGCAATATCCGCATCAGCTAGCATAGACCGTCCATAAGCTACGATATCAGCATCTCCGTCTTCAAGGATTTTTTCTCCTGCTTCTAAGCTGACAACACGGCCAACTGTTGCAACCGGAACAGATACCAGTTTTTTCACTTCTCTGGCAACCGGAAGTGTCCAGTTATATGGAACATCTCCCATCGGCGGGATTGTATCTCCCATGTTTCCTGTATGGTTTGCCTGAGCAACCTGGATCATATCAATTCCTGCTTCATCAAGCATCTTAGCAAACTGGATTCCTTCTTCTGCCTCAAGTCCTCCTTTTCCACGAAGTGTTCCGTCAGGATTTACTGTAATAATTGGCAACTTGTACTCAATCATAAGATCCGGTGCTGCTTCTTTGATTGCTGCTACTACTTCAAGTGCGTATCTTGTACGATTCTCAAGGCTTCCTCCATACTGATCTTCTCTATGGTTCAGAATCTTAGAGCAAAGAGAACCAAGGAGACGGTCTCCATGTACTTCAATCGCATCGATTCCGGCTTTCTGTGCCTTTTCTGCACATGCAGCGATGCTGTTTTTAATATCTTCTAACTGTTCAACAGTTGCCTCTGTTACAAAATGCTGCATATCATGATGAAGTTTTGCATAAGCGCCTTTTGTAAGTCTGTCGCATTCTTCCATCTGTTTCTTTGCTTCTTCTGCATTTCCCTCAGCCTGTGCTTTTGCCGCAGCCTGTCTTGCGATACCTGCTTCCATGATCATGCGTCCTACTCCCGGTACATCATACTCCGGATGGAATAGCTGAAGTGCAAGCTTACAATCATACTTATGTAATGTGTCTGCCAGATTTTTATATACCGGAATCTGACTGTCATCATAAAGCTTCGGTGTCGGTGAAGCTGTTCTTACAGGAGCTACATCTCCGATAACAACATACGCTGCTCCACCTTTCGCAAGTCTTTCATAAAAGTTTAAGCTTCTCTCCCCAATAGATCCGTCTCTTTCTTCATATCCTGTTGTAAGCGGTGGAAACATGATTCTGTTTTTTAAAGTAAGATTTCCAACTTTAATTGGTTCTAATAATTTCTTTCCCATCTATATTCTCTCCATTCTTTATTTCTTAATCTCTTTCAAATTAACACACTTAGGATTCTTGTCAGCATTTGCTGACACATTCTTTTTTCGATTACAGTTCTTCTGCCAGTTTATGTCCTGCAGCAATTGCATCTTTCAAAGTTCCGACTTTATCACAGTCTCCGATAAAATGAACTCTTTCTTCGGTATTCTCTACCTTGTTCGGTGCATATCCGACTGCAAAGATCAGCGTATCAGCATCTGTAATATGGTATTCCTTTCCGTCCTTCTCATAAGTGATTGTAGTCTCATCAACCTTTGTTACCTGACTGTTTAATTCAATCTTTACACCTTTTCTCTTGAGTCTCATTGTCAGCTGACTCTTCGCTGCCCCGCCTTCTCCCGGCATCAGCGATGGGGTCATCTCGATAATTGTAATGTCACGGTTTGCAGGGAACATATCATCAATCAATGGTGCAAGGTAATCTGCTGTTTCACATCCTACAGATCCGCCGCCAAGAACAACGATTTTTCTTCCTGGATATTTTCTTCCGGCAAGTACATCATCTGCTGTCATCGTCTGCTTAAAGACCTTAAAAGGAGGGATTTCCTTAGGAACTGCTCCTGTTGAACAGACAACCTCATAATCCTTAAATTCTCCGGCAAGCATTTCTGGAGTTACTTCACAATTCATACGAACTTCAATTCCTTCATTCTTCAGACGACGTGTCATGAATTTGATTACTTTACAAAGTTCCTGCTTTGCAATTGGAACGGCTGCAAGTCTGAGAAGTCCTCCCAGCTCTCCACTCTTTTCACAGAGAACAACTTCATGTCCACGTTTCTTCGCAACATACGCTGCTTCCATTCCTGCCGGTCCTCCACCGATCACAAGAATTTTTTTCTTATCTTTAGCTTCTTCGATTTCTTCAGATTCAACCGATGGATTCACTGTACAGCTAATCGGATTACCAAACATAATTCCCGTCAGACATCGGCCACATCCAATACATGGACGAATATCATCCGTCTTTCCTGCAGCCGCTTTATTTGCAAATTCACTGTCACATAAGTTTGGACGGCCAATCATACAAATATCTGTTTTTCCATTTGCAATCAATTCTTCAGCTACCCAAGGCTCATTAATTCTTGCAACTGTAGATACCGGAATATTCACATGTTTTCTGATTTCTTCACTTGCATGCGCATGAGGTGCAGGTGATGTACCAGGTGCCGGCATAGAACTTCCTCTTTTGATCGTGTTTCCTCCGGAAACATGGATGAAATCAACACCTGTCTTTTCAAGCTGTTTTGAGACATAAATCATGTCATTGAGTGTCAATCCGCCTTCACTATACTCATCACCCGAAATACGGACATCAATGATAAAATCATCGCCGCAAAGTTCACGAATCTTGGCAATTACTTCCAGTGTCAGTCTAAGACGACCATTAATATCTCCGCCGTACTCATCTGTTCTCTTATTATAAAGTGGAGTAAGGAATCCTCCAAGCAGACCATGTGCATGTGCACACTGAATCTCAACTCCGTCTCCACCTGCAATCTGGAAACGACGTGCAGCTTCTCCGAACTGCTGAACCAATACATGCAGCTCTTCTACTGTGACTGCTCTCGGTGCAGATTTTGCATAATATGGTCCTACATTAGATGGTGCAATCAGCTGTGGTGTTCCCGGAATTGGAAATGCCATATAAGCCGGGTGGAATAACTGTGCCAGAATTTTTGTATCATACTGATGCACAGCATCTACCAGTTTCTTCCAGCCAGGAATATAAGAATCATCATAAATAGACATATCTCCCGGCAAGTAAGTATATACAGGTTCTACTGTCGTAACTTCTGTAACAATAAGTCCGACCCCACCCTTTGCTCTGGCTGAGTAATGCTCAACTAATGCATCTGTCACATATCCTTTGT
This Ruminococcus hominis DNA region includes the following protein-coding sequences:
- the bilR gene encoding bilirubin reductase, long form, with the translated sequence MGKKLLEPIKVGNLTLKNRIMFPPLTTGYEERDGSIGERSLNFYERLAKGGAAYVVIGDVAPVRTASPTPKLYDDSQIPVYKNLADTLHKYDCKLALQLFHPEYDVPGVGRMIMEAGIARQAAAKAQAEGNAEEAKKQMEECDRLTKGAYAKLHHDMQHFVTEATVEQLEDIKNSIAACAEKAQKAGIDAIEVHGDRLLGSLCSKILNHREDQYGGSLENRTRYALEVVAAIKEAAPDLMIEYKLPIITVNPDGTLRGKGGLEAEEGIQFAKMLDEAGIDMIQVAQANHTGNMGDTIPPMGDVPYNWTLPVAREVKKLVSVPVATVGRVVSLEAGEKILEDGDADIVAYGRSMLADADIANKAESGECIRECLNCNKGCVDAIQGRRYISCVLNAENGNEGTVFIKPAQDKKKVAVVGGGIAGLEAARVAAKRGHDVVVYEKSEKIGGQIHLAAVPPRKNEILRAIEYYEKILPELSVKVELNTEPAYEELNQYDNVILAIGAHNMELPMSVENSNVVSSWDVLNGEAVSGNCVVLGGGLVGTETAEFLAQKGLKVSIIEMLSQIATGESETVMPLIMKDFEEHDVKQYVNTKVKSIENNVIFATNTKDGADITIEADTIINALGSKKNLFDDSKLTVPFEYVGDCSGERTADISVAIRSGYQAGNEI
- a CDS encoding FAD-dependent oxidoreductase; this translates as MNEKFPHLFEPIKIGKTTVKNRIFMPPISTNMADKGYVTDALVEHYSARAKGGVGLIVTEVTTVEPVYTYLPGDMSIYDDSYIPGWKKLVDAVHQYDTKILAQLFHPAYMAFPIPGTPQLIAPSNVGPYYAKSAPRAVTVEELHVLVQQFGEAARRFQIAGGDGVEIQCAHAHGLLGGFLTPLYNKRTDEYGGDINGRLRLTLEVIAKIRELCGDDFIIDVRISGDEYSEGGLTLNDMIYVSKQLEKTGVDFIHVSGGNTIKRGSSMPAPGTSPAPHAHASEEIRKHVNIPVSTVARINEPWVAEELIANGKTDICMIGRPNLCDSEFANKAAAGKTDDIRPCIGCGRCLTGIMFGNPISCTVNPSVESEEIEEAKDKKKILVIGGGPAGMEAAYVAKKRGHEVVLCEKSGELGGLLRLAAVPIAKQELCKVIKFMTRRLKNEGIEVRMNCEVTPEMLAGEFKDYEVVCSTGAVPKEIPPFKVFKQTMTADDVLAGRKYPGRKIVVLGGGSVGCETADYLAPLIDDMFPANRDITIIEMTPSLMPGEGGAAKSQLTMRLKRKGVKIELNSQVTKVDETTITYEKDGKEYHITDADTLIFAVGYAPNKVENTEERVHFIGDCDKVGTLKDAIAAGHKLAEEL